The Methanobacterium lacus genome includes a region encoding these proteins:
- a CDS encoding PAS domain S-box protein — protein MAGKKILIVEDETVEALDIKKMLESFGYDVPSVVLNGAIAVETAKKIRPDLILMDIVLKGELDGINAAKKIKELNIPVIFLTAHSDNEAVERAKKTEPYGYIVKPYDPIDLKNTVEFALYRHSMDEKLKKSEKKYRNIIENLQDAYLRADNKGTIIMASPSAARMFNYSSSKEMIGQSVLTIYSDPDTRNLMLEQLEKHSKLEGYEFEGLRKDGTTFWLSMNSQPYHETNKVMGVESFLRDITEPKESEKKIEKLYRLYATLSQINQAVVRINDQESFFKIICNVCIEFGKFKMAWIGSVDEATGKVTPLVHTGSESGYLDTVDVNVKKLNSPSNRAMKTKKFILIKDVREELNRPWVKEAIKRDFNSMVVIPIKLKARVIAMLYIYSSEVNFFTHEELDLIREMAMDISFAITTLNSEKERKLLSRALIESEESYRELVDNSIVAIYKTNLEGNILFANNAMAEFFGFKSIKELFKTNVKDLYMDINDRKVLMDRLLFEGSIKQCEVEMATQTGTPVSILLSAKLNDDEISGMMMDISQLKEVEAELKNSENKFRALVENASDALLVHDYDGNFVDINKKASESLGYTREEFLHMNVADIDPDFDLETARKTWKSIIPGSSNTIYRNQIRKDGTQFPVEISFATVDIEGKKLYMGLCRDMTDRINSEKELKASEEKYHSIFDYSMDAIILSVVNEKITDANHAAVELFGYSKEEFLQLSRNDLIDPGEETNHIFHTNTNLNSYYQVELNLRKKDGTKFTAELLSSNYYDRAGNEKSVTQIRDISPRKIAEKRIKESENRYRKVGQLISDFAYSCKQDSDGIYKNEWITDSFFNITGFNKQKLLKHGNWLFTVHPNDEEIAVNQLNKLKPGETSVENFRIITNHGKIIWLENHLECVEDNGNLRLYGAAKDITEIERTASELKLNEEKFKAIINNSSDLIRILDKNCKIVFDSPSSTRILGYPEGSLVGTSPLELIHPDDRDQVESDLEEVYKNKNPGTPSEFRILKSDGTYLPVESVAQNMFNVPSVKGIVVTTHPIKQRKEMENAIKSSLNEKEILLKEIHHRVKNNMQIISSLLNLQKEYVDDLEAINVLQESQNRVKTMSIIHEKLYQSDDLTHINIQEYVEKLTNDLMYSYAATNVNPFIDINNIKMNIETALPCGLIISELVSNSLKYAYSKDKNNELKISLKKYGDLFELVISDNGIGLPENLDFKNTESLGLQLVNNLVGQLDGEIKLNQDHGAEFKIVFKELQYKPRI, from the coding sequence ATGGCAGGGAAGAAAATTCTGATTGTTGAAGATGAAACTGTAGAAGCCTTGGACATCAAGAAAATGCTGGAATCTTTTGGTTACGATGTTCCATCCGTCGTGCTAAACGGTGCGATTGCAGTTGAAACTGCCAAAAAAATCAGACCAGACCTTATTTTAATGGATATAGTTCTCAAGGGAGAACTCGATGGAATAAATGCTGCTAAAAAAATTAAAGAACTCAACATACCAGTCATATTTTTAACTGCACACTCCGATAATGAAGCCGTTGAAAGGGCTAAAAAAACTGAGCCATACGGTTACATAGTAAAACCCTACGACCCGATCGATCTTAAAAATACCGTGGAGTTTGCATTGTACAGACATTCCATGGATGAAAAATTAAAAAAAAGTGAAAAGAAGTACAGGAATATCATTGAAAATCTTCAAGATGCCTATCTTCGTGCAGACAATAAAGGTACCATTATCATGGCCAGCCCATCTGCAGCCCGCATGTTCAACTACAGCTCATCAAAGGAGATGATTGGGCAGTCGGTGCTAACTATTTACAGTGACCCTGATACCAGGAACTTAATGCTTGAACAGTTGGAGAAACACTCTAAACTTGAAGGCTACGAATTTGAGGGTTTAAGAAAAGATGGCACAACATTTTGGTTGTCCATGAATTCACAGCCCTACCATGAAACTAACAAGGTTATGGGTGTTGAAAGTTTTCTAAGGGACATCACAGAACCCAAGGAATCTGAAAAAAAAATTGAAAAACTTTACAGACTCTACGCTACTTTGAGCCAAATAAACCAAGCAGTAGTCAGGATCAATGATCAGGAATCTTTCTTCAAGATCATATGTAACGTTTGTATAGAATTTGGAAAGTTTAAAATGGCATGGATAGGGTCTGTTGATGAAGCCACAGGCAAGGTAACACCATTAGTGCATACAGGATCTGAATCAGGCTATCTGGACACTGTAGATGTGAATGTTAAGAAATTAAACAGCCCCAGTAACAGGGCGATGAAAACTAAAAAATTCATACTCATAAAGGATGTGAGGGAAGAGCTGAATAGACCATGGGTCAAAGAAGCTATCAAAAGAGATTTCAATTCAATGGTTGTCATTCCAATAAAACTCAAAGCACGTGTGATTGCCATGCTCTACATCTACTCCTCTGAAGTAAACTTCTTCACCCATGAAGAACTGGATCTCATAAGGGAAATGGCCATGGACATATCCTTCGCAATAACCACATTAAATTCTGAAAAGGAACGCAAACTACTAAGCAGGGCATTAATTGAAAGTGAAGAAAGCTACCGTGAACTGGTTGATAATTCAATAGTTGCTATCTACAAAACAAACCTTGAAGGAAACATCTTGTTTGCGAACAATGCAATGGCAGAATTTTTTGGGTTTAAATCCATCAAAGAACTGTTTAAAACCAATGTAAAAGATCTTTACATGGATATAAATGACAGAAAGGTTTTGATGGACAGGTTGTTGTTTGAGGGAAGTATAAAACAGTGCGAAGTTGAAATGGCCACCCAAACAGGAACCCCCGTCAGCATTTTACTGAGTGCGAAGTTGAACGATGATGAGATCTCAGGTATGATGATGGACATAAGCCAGTTGAAAGAAGTTGAAGCCGAACTTAAAAACAGCGAAAATAAATTCAGGGCACTGGTTGAAAATGCTTCAGACGCCCTTTTGGTCCATGATTATGATGGAAACTTTGTTGATATCAACAAAAAAGCCAGTGAGAGTCTAGGTTACACCCGGGAGGAGTTTCTACACATGAATGTGGCCGACATAGACCCAGATTTTGATCTAGAAACTGCAAGGAAAACCTGGAAAAGTATCATTCCAGGATCATCAAACACCATCTACCGCAACCAAATACGAAAGGATGGAACTCAATTTCCTGTTGAAATAAGCTTTGCAACAGTGGATATTGAGGGTAAAAAATTATACATGGGACTTTGCAGAGATATGACCGACAGAATAAACTCTGAAAAAGAACTGAAGGCCAGTGAAGAGAAGTACCATTCCATATTTGACTATTCCATGGACGCCATTATTCTCTCAGTTGTAAATGAAAAGATCACCGATGCGAACCATGCTGCTGTAGAACTGTTCGGTTACAGCAAAGAAGAGTTTCTACAACTTTCAAGAAATGATTTAATAGACCCTGGAGAAGAAACAAACCATATTTTTCATACAAATACCAATTTAAATAGTTATTATCAGGTCGAATTAAATTTAAGAAAAAAGGACGGGACTAAATTCACTGCAGAATTACTTTCATCCAATTATTATGATAGAGCCGGAAACGAAAAGAGTGTAACTCAAATCAGAGATATTAGTCCGAGAAAAATCGCAGAAAAACGCATTAAAGAATCTGAGAACAGGTACAGAAAAGTTGGACAGCTCATATCAGATTTTGCATATTCATGCAAACAAGACAGTGACGGAATTTATAAAAATGAATGGATAACTGATTCTTTCTTCAATATAACAGGATTTAATAAACAAAAATTGCTTAAACACGGAAATTGGCTTTTCACTGTCCATCCCAATGATGAAGAAATTGCAGTTAACCAGCTAAACAAACTCAAACCTGGGGAAACCAGCGTTGAAAATTTCAGAATCATCACAAACCATGGGAAAATAATATGGCTCGAAAACCATTTGGAATGCGTCGAAGATAACGGTAATTTAAGGTTGTATGGAGCTGCCAAAGACATTACTGAAATTGAAAGAACAGCATCTGAACTCAAGTTAAACGAGGAAAAGTTCAAGGCAATCATCAACAACTCATCGGACCTCATAAGAATACTCGATAAAAACTGTAAAATTGTGTTTGATTCCCCATCCTCCACCCGTATTTTAGGCTATCCTGAAGGTTCACTCGTAGGTACAAGTCCCTTGGAACTCATACATCCAGATGACAGGGACCAAGTTGAATCTGATCTGGAAGAAGTGTATAAAAATAAAAATCCTGGCACACCCTCAGAATTTAGAATATTGAAATCTGATGGAACCTACTTACCTGTGGAATCCGTAGCCCAAAACATGTTCAATGTTCCAAGTGTGAAGGGCATTGTTGTAACAACCCACCCCATAAAACAACGAAAGGAAATGGAAAATGCCATTAAATCCTCACTCAATGAAAAGGAGATTCTACTGAAGGAAATACATCACAGGGTAAAAAACAACATGCAGATCATATCAAGCCTTTTAAATCTTCAAAAGGAATATGTGGATGATTTAGAGGCAATAAATGTGCTGCAAGAAAGTCAAAACCGTGTTAAAACCATGTCCATCATCCATGAAAAGCTCTACCAATCAGATGATCTGACACACATCAACATCCAAGAATATGTGGAAAAACTCACAAACGATCTGATGTACTCCTACGCTGCAACAAATGTAAACCCATTTATCGACATCAACAACATTAAAATGAACATAGAAACCGCCCTCCCGTGCGGACTCATCATCAGCGAACTAGTGTCAAACAGCCTTAAATATGCATATTCCAAGGATAAAAACAATGAACTGAAAATATCTCTAAAAAAATATGGAGACCTCTTTGAATTAGTTATAAGCGACAACGGTATTGGCTTACCAGAAAATCTTGATTTTAAAAACACAGAATCTTTAGGGCTTCAACTTGTAAATAACCTAGTAGGACAGTTAGATGGTGAAATAAAACTCAATCAAGACCATGGAGCAGAGTTCAAAATTGTTTTCAAGGAACTCCAGTACAAACCAAGGATCTAA
- a CDS encoding response regulator, producing the protein MDILVAELEERTVNELKNILPKLGHTIVAVVSSGEEAVQKTVELGPDLVLIDLDLLGAMKGVDAGRKIMEYLAVPVIFITVFTKNCLTMSLQLPEDALTLSKPIKEDHLKYAISNLFKD; encoded by the coding sequence TTGGATATTTTAGTAGCTGAACTCGAAGAGCGGACTGTAAACGAACTTAAAAATATCCTTCCAAAACTTGGGCACACCATCGTAGCAGTGGTTTCTTCAGGTGAAGAAGCAGTTCAAAAAACAGTTGAACTGGGTCCAGATCTTGTTTTAATAGACTTAGATCTATTGGGAGCAATGAAGGGGGTTGATGCTGGACGGAAGATCATGGAATATTTAGCTGTTCCAGTAATATTCATAACTGTGTTTACCAAGAACTGTTTAACAATGTCGTTACAGCTTCCGGAAGATGCTCTTACCCTGTCTAAACCCATCAAAGAGGATCATTTGAAGTACGCAATATCAAACCTTTTTAAGGATTAA
- a CDS encoding histidine kinase dimerization/phosphoacceptor domain -containing protein, translating into MNLRAKTLLVVSLTILCLTLVLLLISNFLFIDNLSDIEENIAYNDAGILNEQVIKELSELNSTTVKLAKQDPNLDFNDTSLAQLISNTNIQMVMVLDPSNNIEYANYYTQANGSFTNITEPVKTYISHQDELTNSSSDSYNPEGVLLLKNQTFLITSLKMHTSGGDRTLITGTPLNSKEILKVLGNQNSSFTFTPLNSNQFPFYGGVDSNFSENSPIWINNFNENVQGISILRNKQGEAIFDTEVDEPHTIMNNAYKTFSYSMGAFVISASLLALVVLFYIDSMVLARLKHLTERVKIISRRDDPTGRLAVEGNDELSDLTNNINQMLESMENSREIVSKSRLKYKNVFNNTGTAMTIHGSDGKFSMVNTEFEYLSKYSKIEIESKMSWMNFFKGKDLEMMKEYSRERTHNKDPPRTYSARFIDRQGDVKDVMMTVTTIPTTEDVLISYMDITQLNNTLKEKELLVREIHHRVKNNLQIISSLLNLQSRYVTDELSLQVLRESENRVKSISMVHEGLYRSKDLSDINFKNYIENLVTQLKISYGLDQTEIGIKMDIMNLSLSIDTAVPVGLLITEILTNSIKYAFPEEKGNISIEFFRVNGYYILNLEDDGVGFSSEKLDTSKTLGMQLIHSLCEQLDAEMEKDTSNGTRYSFKFTEISYKERM; encoded by the coding sequence ATGAATTTAAGAGCTAAAACACTTCTTGTTGTGAGTTTAACAATTTTGTGCCTCACATTGGTGCTTCTCCTCATATCCAACTTCCTATTTATAGACAACCTGTCTGATATAGAGGAAAATATAGCCTACAACGATGCTGGAATTTTAAATGAACAGGTCATCAAAGAATTATCAGAGCTCAACTCAACAACAGTCAAATTAGCTAAACAAGACCCGAACTTAGATTTCAACGACACTTCACTGGCCCAGTTAATTTCCAACACCAATATCCAGATGGTGATGGTTTTAGATCCAAGCAACAATATCGAATATGCAAACTACTACACACAGGCCAATGGAAGCTTCACAAACATCACAGAACCTGTAAAAACCTACATATCCCATCAGGATGAACTTACAAACAGTTCATCTGATAGTTACAATCCCGAAGGAGTACTGTTACTTAAAAATCAAACTTTTCTAATAACATCTCTCAAGATGCATACATCTGGAGGAGATAGGACGTTAATTACTGGCACTCCACTCAATTCAAAAGAGATTCTTAAGGTTCTAGGAAATCAGAACAGCAGCTTCACATTCACACCTTTAAATTCAAACCAATTTCCATTCTACGGTGGTGTTGATTCCAATTTTTCAGAGAACTCACCAATATGGATAAATAATTTCAATGAAAATGTACAGGGAATATCTATCCTTAGAAACAAACAGGGAGAAGCTATTTTTGATACGGAAGTGGATGAACCACACACCATAATGAACAATGCCTATAAAACATTTTCATACTCCATGGGGGCGTTTGTAATTTCAGCCTCACTTTTGGCTTTGGTGGTGCTGTTTTACATTGACAGTATGGTGCTGGCCAGACTCAAACATCTAACCGAAAGGGTGAAGATCATATCACGGAGGGATGATCCCACTGGAAGGCTTGCTGTGGAGGGGAACGACGAACTTTCAGACCTCACCAACAACATCAACCAAATGCTGGAATCCATGGAAAATTCGAGGGAAATTGTTTCAAAGAGCCGTTTGAAGTACAAAAATGTGTTCAACAACACCGGAACAGCCATGACCATACATGGCAGTGATGGGAAATTTAGCATGGTAAACACAGAATTTGAATATCTGTCCAAGTACTCAAAGATTGAAATTGAATCAAAAATGTCCTGGATGAACTTCTTTAAAGGCAAAGATCTTGAAATGATGAAGGAGTACAGCAGGGAAAGAACCCACAACAAAGATCCACCTAGAACTTATTCCGCAAGATTCATAGACAGACAAGGGGATGTTAAGGATGTTATGATGACTGTAACAACCATACCCACTACAGAAGATGTTCTCATATCCTACATGGACATAACCCAGCTTAACAACACTCTGAAGGAGAAAGAACTTCTTGTGCGTGAGATACACCATCGTGTTAAAAACAACCTCCAGATAATAAGCAGTCTTTTGAATCTGCAGTCAAGATACGTTACTGATGAACTCTCACTCCAAGTATTAAGGGAGAGTGAAAACAGGGTAAAATCCATAAGCATGGTTCACGAAGGTCTTTACAGATCGAAGGATCTCTCAGACATCAACTTCAAAAACTACATAGAAAACCTGGTAACGCAGCTTAAAATCTCCTATGGATTGGATCAAACAGAAATAGGAATTAAAATGGATATCATGAACCTATCATTGTCCATAGACACAGCGGTACCGGTAGGGCTTTTAATAACAGAAATTTTAACCAACTCCATCAAATACGCATTTCCAGAGGAAAAGGGAAACATATCAATAGAATTTTTCAGGGTAAATGGATATTATATCTTGAATTTAGAGGATGACGGTGTAGGATTTTCATCAGAAAAACTCGATACTAGCAAAACCCTTGGAATGCAGCTCATCCATAGTTTATGTGAACAGCTTGATGCGGAAATGGAGAAAGATACAAGCAATGGAACAAGGTACTCATTTAAATTCACAGAAATAAGCTACAAAGAAAGAATGTGA
- a CDS encoding phosphate ABC transporter substrate-binding protein → MKLKNNYVIITVVAVLVIIIAAYAGVTQYSQSNDITIEGSTSVYPVATALAKAYMEKHPNVQIDVQGGDSEAGINNVKAGKVDIGMSSRNLSSTESQDLSQYRIGKDPVAVIVNPVNPVNTITTNELKDIYTGKTTNWEALGGNNIQITPVIREKGSGTRYDFEQYIMDGDEYAKNIVVTTSTYGALQTVAVSPDTIGYVSNNALSSDVKTLKINNVTLNQENVENGSYNLTRSMLFLVKGSATGEIKDFIDFSLSTEGQNIINSVEYGSQSNNTNTGIGIGPVGG, encoded by the coding sequence ATGAAACTAAAAAACAATTACGTGATAATAACTGTTGTAGCTGTCCTAGTAATCATAATAGCAGCCTATGCAGGAGTAACTCAGTACAGCCAATCCAATGATATAACCATTGAAGGATCCACATCAGTATATCCTGTTGCAACTGCACTGGCCAAGGCTTACATGGAAAAACATCCCAACGTCCAAATAGATGTGCAGGGCGGGGATTCAGAAGCAGGTATAAACAATGTTAAAGCTGGAAAAGTGGACATTGGAATGTCATCAAGAAATTTAAGCAGCACAGAATCCCAAGATCTATCACAGTACCGCATAGGAAAGGATCCAGTTGCTGTAATAGTGAACCCTGTCAATCCAGTAAACACCATAACAACCAATGAACTTAAGGACATCTACACTGGTAAAACAACGAATTGGGAAGCGCTAGGGGGTAACAATATTCAAATCACCCCTGTAATCAGGGAAAAGGGTAGTGGTACAAGGTACGACTTTGAGCAGTACATCATGGATGGTGATGAATATGCAAAAAACATCGTGGTAACAACCTCAACCTACGGTGCCCTACAAACAGTGGCTGTTTCACCAGACACCATAGGATACGTCTCAAACAATGCCCTAAGCTCGGATGTTAAAACCTTGAAAATCAACAACGTAACCTTAAACCAGGAAAATGTTGAAAACGGAAGTTACAACCTCACAAGATCCATGCTCTTCCTTGTTAAGGGCAGTGCAACTGGAGAGATCAAGGACTTCATAGACTTCAGCCTGAGCACCGAAGGACAGAACATAATAAACAGTGTTGAATACGGTTCACAATCTAACAACACCAACACAGGTATTGGAATCGGGCCAGTTGGAGGATAA
- a CDS encoding MFS transporter, translated as MGIKISKNFFKPLISETSSQQLWFILLAICLVNFMFNFYIGMVNITLPTITEFYHADVITATWISNIYLLTLTISVIFLGRIGGLWSRKKFFIAGTLLWVVTSLLCFYSNSPDTLILLRAVQGFAAGFMASVYYAILDKTFPKKRLGFALGFLLIALSGGYAVGPLVGGYIAAYLGWQYIFLAVIPFGLLSVVVYLFTAQKPQADHDLDLLNLREKYRVKYPKLNGREIFTKILDCKGAILQAAALFTITITLIMAQKFGFNIYDVVLLILAMIFGGLFVWVEAKHEEPLFRFTVFRSITFSAYITGLLLNYIILYMALFILPFYLQKVIGVPVNVSGTLISVVWFAAMIISLIAGGLADKIGVKPLAITAGVSCLIATILIHSFQTSANWYFIIVAFIILGLGYGFYQSPNNKMLLSVIPAEYKTQVSAMMTLTKNLGSVLGNAFAGLIISTAISQSALSGKMVLTGSQATDFMNGFESIFLFGAVLSVILLISTFDLEGYIKKYSITQTKIKDLFKFNNRGHPKT; from the coding sequence ATTGGAATAAAAATCAGTAAAAATTTTTTCAAACCATTAATATCTGAAACAAGTTCTCAGCAGCTATGGTTTATTTTATTGGCCATATGTCTTGTTAACTTCATGTTCAATTTTTACATAGGAATGGTGAATATCACCCTACCAACCATTACAGAATTTTATCATGCTGATGTCATAACAGCAACCTGGATATCCAACATCTACCTACTAACCCTCACAATATCAGTAATATTCCTTGGAAGGATAGGTGGGCTGTGGAGTAGGAAAAAATTTTTCATAGCAGGAACACTGCTCTGGGTTGTAACATCTCTGCTCTGTTTCTACTCAAATTCTCCAGACACATTAATACTGCTTCGGGCTGTTCAGGGATTTGCAGCTGGATTCATGGCATCTGTGTACTACGCTATTCTTGATAAAACATTTCCCAAGAAAAGACTGGGATTTGCACTTGGATTCTTACTCATAGCACTCTCAGGAGGCTACGCAGTAGGGCCCCTTGTGGGCGGCTACATAGCAGCCTACCTTGGCTGGCAGTACATATTCCTGGCAGTCATTCCATTCGGACTTTTAAGCGTGGTTGTGTACCTCTTCACAGCACAAAAACCCCAAGCTGACCATGATCTTGACCTCTTAAATCTACGGGAGAAATACAGGGTGAAGTACCCCAAGTTAAATGGTAGAGAAATATTCACCAAGATACTCGACTGTAAAGGAGCCATTCTTCAGGCAGCTGCCCTCTTCACCATAACCATCACCCTCATCATGGCACAAAAATTTGGATTCAACATCTACGACGTGGTGCTTCTAATACTCGCAATGATATTCGGAGGACTGTTTGTATGGGTAGAAGCCAAACACGAAGAACCACTCTTCAGATTCACGGTGTTTCGAAGCATCACATTTTCAGCCTACATCACAGGCCTACTACTAAACTACATCATACTCTACATGGCCCTCTTCATACTACCATTCTACCTCCAAAAGGTTATAGGAGTGCCTGTAAATGTATCAGGAACACTGATAAGTGTGGTTTGGTTTGCAGCCATGATAATTTCCTTAATTGCAGGGGGACTCGCAGATAAAATAGGTGTTAAACCCCTGGCCATAACTGCCGGTGTGAGCTGCCTAATCGCAACCATACTAATCCACAGCTTCCAAACCAGTGCCAACTGGTACTTCATAATAGTGGCCTTCATAATCCTAGGGTTGGGATACGGATTTTACCAATCACCCAACAACAAGATGCTCCTCTCTGTAATACCTGCAGAGTACAAGACACAGGTTTCAGCCATGATGACCCTGACTAAAAACTTGGGATCAGTTCTTGGAAATGCCTTTGCAGGACTGATAATAAGCACAGCCATATCACAATCAGCCCTAAGTGGCAAAATGGTTCTTACAGGATCCCAAGCAACAGACTTCATGAATGGATTCGAAAGCATATTCCTCTTCGGAGCGGTTTTAAGTGTGATACTGTTAATTTCAACCTTCGATCTCGAGGGATACATAAAAAAATACAGCATCACCCAGACCAAGATCAAGGACCTTTTCAAATTCAACAACAGAGGACATCCAAAAACTTGA
- a CDS encoding cation:proton antiporter → MIELLFFFVVLLFVSIFSAVIGRLPVSFQMIFILAGMAVGWAVTGYIDVSKPPYSTIIFLVAEIALVLVLFTDASRVGLRALRNNLSTRLLMVGLPLTIIFGVVVAVLLFPSIPWWVGGIIGAVLAPTDAALGQIVVQNIKVPERIRRTIEIESGLNDGGAVPFLLVFIAIGLASEVFRPMGYFVEVAVEQIIFGAVVGLLIGIVGGKIISKARENSWITPEYQRIAYLCLALMTFFVADEIGGSGFIAAFIGGLSLGYVIKDAGDMLIDFSEAEGQLLNLAVFFLLGIVILPIIPLITWQVVVYAVLSLTVIRMIPVALSLIGTKQSLDSILFIGWFGPRGLASIVLALLAISELDVFPGDTTFISVVFVTVLLSVFAHGLSASPLSNLYARRIKRKST, encoded by the coding sequence ATGATAGAGTTACTTTTCTTCTTCGTAGTACTGCTTTTTGTATCAATTTTTTCGGCGGTGATTGGAAGGTTGCCAGTGAGCTTTCAGATGATATTTATACTTGCAGGAATGGCTGTTGGATGGGCTGTGACAGGTTACATCGATGTTAGCAAACCTCCATACTCAACCATCATATTTTTAGTAGCAGAGATTGCACTGGTCCTGGTTCTCTTCACAGATGCTTCCAGGGTGGGTCTCAGGGCCCTTAGAAACAATCTCAGCACGCGGCTTTTGATGGTGGGACTACCATTAACCATAATATTTGGAGTTGTGGTGGCAGTACTACTGTTCCCATCCATACCATGGTGGGTTGGAGGTATCATAGGGGCTGTTCTCGCACCCACAGATGCTGCCCTGGGCCAGATAGTTGTTCAAAACATCAAAGTGCCAGAAAGAATAAGGAGAACCATCGAGATCGAAAGCGGATTAAACGATGGTGGAGCAGTTCCATTTCTTCTGGTTTTCATAGCCATAGGATTGGCTTCAGAAGTTTTCAGACCAATGGGTTACTTTGTAGAGGTTGCAGTGGAACAAATAATTTTCGGAGCAGTTGTAGGTTTACTGATAGGTATTGTAGGGGGTAAAATTATCTCCAAGGCCCGAGAAAATAGTTGGATCACACCAGAATATCAGAGGATCGCCTACCTGTGCCTGGCACTCATGACCTTCTTCGTTGCGGATGAAATAGGTGGGAGTGGATTCATAGCAGCCTTCATAGGGGGTTTATCCCTGGGCTATGTTATTAAGGATGCTGGGGACATGTTAATTGATTTCTCAGAGGCAGAGGGGCAGCTCCTAAATTTAGCAGTATTTTTCCTCCTGGGAATAGTTATCCTGCCAATCATTCCCCTCATAACATGGCAGGTTGTGGTCTACGCAGTGTTAAGTTTGACTGTGATAAGGATGATACCGGTGGCACTTTCTTTGATTGGAACCAAGCAGAGTCTGGATTCCATCCTTTTCATTGGCTGGTTTGGACCCAGGGGACTTGCATCAATTGTGCTTGCACTCTTGGCCATATCAGAATTGGATGTTTTTCCAGGGGACACCACCTTTATTTCGGTGGTTTTCGTCACGGTACTCCTGAGTGTTTTTGCCCATGGATTATCAGCATCCCCACTCTCAAATCTCTACGCCCGAAGAATCAAAAGGAAATCAACTTAA